Within Leptospira noumeaensis, the genomic segment CAAAGTAAATATGCGTTTTGAATGGGATCAAGAAAAAGAAAAAGTCAATATATCAAAACACCAACTCACCTTCTCAAAGGCTTCTTTAGTATTTGCTGACCCAAAAGCCATTTATTTGCCAGATCCAGACCATTCGGTTGGAGAAACTAGAGAAATTGCCCTCGGAAAAATTGAAAATATTACTATTGCAGTCGTAATTTTTGTTGATAGATCAAATAAGAGTGAAGAAATAATAAGAATAATCTCCGCTCGAAAAGCAACTATAAATGAAGAAGCTCAATACTATTCAGAAGAGATAAATTAACATGAGAGATGAATACGATTTTTCCAAAGGTAAAAGGGGACTCTTTTCTAGAGACTTGAAAGACCTACATTTTCCAGTTTACCTAGATCCAAAACTTGAAGAATATTATCAAAAAATAGCGACT encodes:
- a CDS encoding BrnT family toxin; its protein translation is MRFEWDQEKEKVNISKHQLTFSKASLVFADPKAIYLPDPDHSVGETREIALGKIENITIAVVIFVDRSNKSEEIIRIISARKATINEEAQYYSEEIN
- a CDS encoding toxin-antitoxin system, antitoxin component, whose protein sequence is MRDEYDFSKGKRGLFSRDLKDLHFPVYLDPKLEEYYQKIATKKNIDLNTIVNTILEKEMELHDTLS